Proteins from one Leptospira meyeri genomic window:
- a CDS encoding BtrH N-terminal domain-containing protein, with the protein MILTKLSPFVGVHCETTTTGTLLKHIGIELSEPMLFGIGEGLSFIFWNMKSMDFPFIGGRTRPDQLTENITKNLNLKLDVQETTSKQKAWSSVRDLIDSGKPVGLKLDCFHLEYFSKPIHFAGHYATLYGYDATNAYLVDTKQQGTKAKTSLKSLELARNEKGPMASKNLFYTIAAGKKQTNLGKVVVLATKNNAREYLNPPITNVSYKGIGKLASNLEKWFHSSKDIQRDFGTTAMMMEKAGTGGALFRNLYRDFLLDSYELTKDPIFKNSHLQFKEIAKHWTEIANLFDSLGKNRDERLLGEIKGLLEATATLEYNTMKDLLELKEK; encoded by the coding sequence ATGATTTTAACTAAACTTTCTCCTTTTGTGGGAGTTCACTGCGAAACAACAACTACCGGTACTCTTTTAAAACATATTGGGATTGAACTTTCTGAACCTATGTTATTTGGCATTGGAGAAGGGCTTAGTTTTATCTTTTGGAACATGAAGTCGATGGACTTCCCTTTTATTGGGGGACGGACGAGACCAGACCAACTCACTGAAAATATAACTAAAAATCTAAATCTAAAATTAGACGTTCAAGAAACAACTTCGAAACAAAAGGCATGGTCATCAGTTCGGGATCTGATTGATTCAGGAAAACCTGTTGGTTTAAAATTGGATTGTTTTCATTTGGAGTATTTTTCGAAACCTATTCATTTTGCCGGTCATTATGCTACTCTTTATGGATATGACGCGACAAATGCTTATTTGGTGGATACAAAACAACAGGGAACTAAGGCAAAGACTTCCTTAAAAAGTTTAGAATTGGCAAGAAATGAAAAAGGGCCAATGGCTTCCAAAAATCTTTTTTATACCATTGCGGCAGGGAAAAAACAGACAAACTTGGGGAAGGTGGTGGTTCTTGCGACAAAAAATAACGCTCGTGAGTACCTCAATCCTCCCATTACTAATGTTTCTTATAAAGGAATTGGAAAACTGGCATCCAATTTGGAGAAGTGGTTTCATTCTTCAAAAGACATCCAAAGAGATTTTGGCACCACTGCCATGATGATGGAAAAGGCTGGCACGGGTGGTGCTTTGTTTCGCAATTTGTATAGGGACTTTCTTTTGGATTCTTATGAATTAACAAAAGACCCTATTTTTAAAAATTCCCATCTTCAATTCAAAGAGATTGCAAAACATTGGACAGAGATTGCTAATTTGTTCGATTCCTTAGGAAAAAATAGAGATGAGCGATTGTTAGGTGAAATAAAAGGCCTTCTTGAGGCGACTGCTACTTTAGAATACAATACCATGAAAGATTTATTGGAACTAAAAGAGAAATGA
- a CDS encoding ZIP family metal transporter, with the protein MLDSLLSFHPVVLALLATGFTWFCTAFGAGFVFFFRTVPRPVFNAMLGFASGIMIAASFWSLLLPSIELSNNAGKPAWLHVSLGFLSGGLSLYLLHKLLPHLHVGLEENRLEGGKSSFQRSMLLILAITLHNIPEGLAVGVAFGALGDGFTYEAFMAAVVVAFGIGIQNIPEGAAVSIPLLREGFSARKSFTYGQLSGFVEPIGGLLGAALVFYVESILPFALSFAAGAMIFVVIEELIPESHTGKETEMSTLGAMFGFVLMMALDVGLG; encoded by the coding sequence ATGTTAGATTCTCTATTATCATTTCACCCAGTGGTTTTGGCACTACTTGCCACTGGATTTACTTGGTTTTGTACAGCATTTGGTGCTGGGTTTGTTTTTTTCTTTCGAACAGTTCCAAGGCCTGTGTTCAATGCAATGCTCGGTTTCGCTTCTGGGATTATGATTGCGGCAAGTTTTTGGTCTCTTTTATTGCCATCCATTGAACTTTCGAATAACGCTGGGAAACCTGCTTGGCTCCACGTAAGTCTTGGATTTTTGTCTGGTGGTTTGTCTTTATATCTTTTACATAAACTTCTTCCTCATCTTCATGTTGGTTTAGAAGAAAATCGTTTGGAAGGGGGGAAATCATCTTTCCAAAGGAGTATGCTCCTAATACTTGCAATTACACTTCATAATATCCCTGAAGGTTTGGCAGTGGGTGTCGCCTTTGGTGCGCTTGGTGATGGATTCACTTATGAGGCATTCATGGCAGCGGTGGTGGTTGCTTTTGGAATTGGGATTCAAAATATTCCAGAAGGCGCTGCTGTTTCTATTCCATTGTTACGTGAAGGTTTTTCGGCACGTAAAAGTTTCACGTATGGACAACTTTCTGGATTTGTAGAACCAATTGGTGGACTATTGGGTGCAGCCCTTGTTTTTTATGTAGAAAGTATTTTGCCATTTGCTTTATCGTTTGCTGCGGGGGCAATGATTTTTGTAGTGATAGAGGAGCTCATCCCAGAATCTCATACCGGAAAAGAAACAGAGATGTCGACACTTGGCGCTATGTTTGGATTTGTTCTAATGATGGCTCTTGATGTCGGTCTTGGTTAA
- a CDS encoding DUF6935 domain-containing protein, producing the protein MKKLPILVFLLFFLTGQAFAQNLTSRNPVVFSFEPASIEEFKSLQSSIATTPEGGVAILVLAISLYGKNQELGTKAVTISVLSKNRQKSTKPSAVDGMVLGNGDQYLLGQLDKYKMLSNGYWKGAEPSNGYTASLPFTVETYTNPYSGEESTGKIKLFVATRGASSFRPVTVEKDSDGLWRAKEMSSLFVGMMPAK; encoded by the coding sequence ATGAAAAAACTTCCCATTTTGGTATTTCTCCTTTTCTTTCTAACAGGTCAGGCCTTTGCCCAAAACTTAACTTCTCGCAATCCTGTCGTTTTCTCATTCGAACCGGCATCCATTGAAGAATTTAAATCCCTCCAATCTTCGATTGCCACCACACCGGAAGGAGGAGTTGCCATCCTTGTCCTTGCGATTTCTCTTTATGGTAAAAACCAAGAACTCGGAACGAAAGCTGTGACTATTTCTGTTCTTTCTAAAAATAGACAGAAGTCTACGAAACCATCTGCAGTGGATGGAATGGTCTTGGGGAATGGTGATCAATATCTCCTTGGCCAACTGGATAAATACAAAATGTTATCAAATGGTTATTGGAAAGGGGCAGAGCCTTCCAATGGATACACAGCAAGTTTGCCTTTCACAGTCGAAACATATACGAATCCATATTCCGGTGAGGAATCTACTGGCAAAATTAAACTTTTTGTGGCAACTCGTGGTGCTTCAAGTTTTCGGCCAGTGACTGTTGAAAAAGATTCCGATGGGCTTTGGCGTGCGAAAGAAATGAGTTCTTTATTTGTCGGAATGATGCCAGCCAAATAA
- a CDS encoding LA_2478/LA_2722/LA_4182 family protein, with protein sequence MKKISIFLLILAPLLITAQTLKDAKEFQALSKKMCAKTSECMKEKLKDLPADQRKMIESQFVNGNVCESRYKNYVVEGQKPANNQPTKKLTKQDLEDMKKCAKDMAAFSCADLEDGKVPESCEKFQEED encoded by the coding sequence ATGAAAAAAATTTCCATTTTTTTACTAATACTTGCTCCTCTCCTAATTACCGCACAAACATTAAAAGATGCGAAAGAATTCCAAGCACTCTCTAAAAAAATGTGTGCCAAAACTTCTGAGTGTATGAAGGAAAAGTTAAAAGATCTTCCTGCCGATCAAAGAAAAATGATCGAGTCACAATTTGTGAATGGAAACGTCTGCGAATCTAGATATAAAAATTATGTGGTAGAAGGTCAAAAACCAGCAAACAACCAACCCACAAAAAAACTCACCAAACAAGATTTGGAAGACATGAAAAAATGTGCCAAAGATATGGCAGCGTTTTCTTGTGCTGACCTAGAAGATGGGAAAGTTCCAGAATCTTGCGAAAAATTCCAAGAAGAGGACTAA
- a CDS encoding amino acid--tRNA ligase-related protein, whose amino-acid sequence MVSLSKDTLIFRSQILRKVREILWRDGFLEVDTPTLKPIVGMEPYLDPFEVRSPSGREKGYLITSPEYSLKQMMAKGMNRIFELAHTYRSGEIGSGFHSKEFLMLELYAKGMDDSSLRRFIETFLRELIFVFGKEDDQKKLSSSEWIRHLSVEEAFLQNVGHGFLREDLLKTIEVKKLSSSPISERIQWPYEDLFFLVFLNLVEPMLGEGIVFLYDYPPECAALAKVVDGVAKRFEIYWDGLELANAFYELSDAKEQRKRFYEEQGLRSKLGKEVFPMDEEFLGSLENGFPDCSGISIGMDRLILRLSGKHGLGEISPYWIEV is encoded by the coding sequence ATGGTTTCACTCTCAAAAGATACACTCATTTTTCGATCCCAAATATTGAGAAAGGTCCGTGAGATATTATGGAGAGATGGTTTTTTGGAAGTGGATACTCCTACCTTAAAACCTATTGTGGGGATGGAACCTTATTTGGATCCATTTGAAGTGCGTTCTCCCAGTGGACGAGAGAAAGGATATCTGATTACCTCACCTGAATACAGTTTGAAACAAATGATGGCCAAGGGTATGAATCGTATCTTTGAATTGGCTCACACATACCGATCGGGAGAGATAGGCAGTGGGTTTCATTCTAAAGAATTTTTGATGTTAGAACTTTATGCCAAAGGTATGGATGATTCTTCTTTGAGACGATTTATCGAAACGTTTTTAAGAGAGTTGATTTTTGTTTTTGGAAAAGAAGATGACCAAAAAAAATTGTCAAGTTCTGAATGGATTCGCCATTTATCAGTGGAAGAGGCTTTTTTACAAAATGTCGGACATGGTTTTTTAAGAGAAGATTTGTTAAAAACGATAGAAGTAAAAAAACTCTCTTCCTCACCTATATCGGAAAGAATCCAGTGGCCATACGAAGACCTCTTTTTTTTGGTTTTTCTCAATTTGGTTGAACCAATGTTAGGAGAAGGAATTGTTTTTTTGTATGACTATCCTCCTGAATGTGCCGCACTTGCAAAGGTTGTGGATGGGGTGGCAAAACGATTTGAGATTTATTGGGACGGATTAGAACTTGCAAACGCTTTTTATGAACTCAGCGATGCAAAGGAACAAAGGAAAAGATTTTACGAAGAACAAGGGTTACGTTCTAAATTGGGGAAAGAAGTATTTCCAATGGATGAGGAGTTTCTTGGTTCCTTGGAAAATGGATTTCCAGATTGTTCCGGGATTTCTATAGGAATGGATCGTTTGATTTTGAGGTTATCCGGTAAACACGGGCTAGGTGAAATTAGCCCGTATTGGATAGAAGTTTAA
- a CDS encoding DUF4279 domain-containing protein, protein MESGTQREAKSWAMFALSGPKLRPLEVTEKLGIQPDYYHGADVKDIENMTISSHWQLNSKLGPEFPVLDHIWNLLKTLAPVRKSLKEFTESYESTIYVSVEFASEFTKGVVLDKRTMLLLGELGVNLEIIPWDLDGTP, encoded by the coding sequence ATGGAATCAGGAACGCAAAGAGAAGCAAAATCGTGGGCAATGTTCGCCCTCTCTGGGCCAAAGTTACGTCCATTGGAAGTCACTGAGAAATTGGGCATCCAACCGGACTATTACCACGGAGCCGATGTAAAAGACATAGAAAATATGACAATTTCAAGTCATTGGCAGCTCAATTCTAAGTTAGGGCCTGAATTTCCTGTCCTCGATCACATTTGGAATTTGCTTAAAACCTTAGCACCTGTTCGTAAGAGCCTGAAAGAATTCACTGAAAGTTACGAGTCGACCATCTACGTGTCCGTTGAGTTTGCTTCTGAATTTACAAAAGGTGTGGTACTCGACAAAAGGACTATGCTTTTGTTAGGTGAATTGGGTGTGAATTTAGAAATTATCCCCTGGGACCTCGATGGGACTCCCTAA